AAAATAGCAGCAGCCTTTTTTGCCAAAGACACTTAACATAAGCATAAATCTATGCTAAACAAGTAAAGCATCACTAAAGAACTGTACTTCTTGTTTTCAGCTATTATACAACTGAATAGATAACCACACAGCCTTGCAAGAATGTGTAACTaggaataaataaatttaaaataaaaaaataaaaataaaaaactcaaaataaattggATGTCAAAGAGGAAAAGGCAGCAGCAAATTAGCATGCCCTAACATGAGTCCTTTCAGAAAACCACAGTGGAATATATATGCTCACGTGATTAGTAAGATTTGTATGAGAGTCtcttgatgtttttattttattttatgaagaGAATCTCTTGATGATGTTGATAATGAGGATGAGTATGCTTAGAATGAACTCCATTTAGCTTGGTTCaatattatatttcaaattaCTCAATACAATTTACAAGAACATATAACTGTCACTTTAGCTGCCAGTCCTTAGACAATTTCCAATGCTCATGCTGTATTGGAACTTGAAACTCTAAGAAAGTAACCAGAGTAGACATCATTGCATGCCATTAACTATCACATTAAAACTTAGGGCCCCATGTAATGTAAAACAGACAAAGATTGAAAGGATGCATTAAAATACGAGGCACCACCATGCATGTTTTCTTTTagacttttaagttttaaccatttgcacaagaagagagagagaaaagaaaatgctCCATCTAatcaaattaaagaataagtaCCCAAAAACTACATGCTGCGAATATGGGAAGAGCATATGTAAGTAATTATATCGTATATCTAGGTGCTTATCTTACTTTAGAAGTAAAATTAAAGcagcaaataaacaaaaataatgccTATTAGGGATCTCATATTTTATAAAAGGTTCCTGTTAACAGATGCCCTGATCAGGGCAATTGTTAATcaaccatttttaaaaagttttgatatcattttcataagaaatataaaaatccGTCAAAAcaattagttactttttttcccattaaaagtttttaaaaatatttcctaaacaaATGTCCTCAAGAGTTtccattaacttttcccttCATAAAATGTTTATTATGATAGggaaaaactctctctctctcttctttgtgATTTAACATTTGAAGAAAGtggaaattttgaaacttatatCAAGTACTTGAATGGTACTACAAATTTTAGGGGCAAGCTACATAAATGATTTCAATTCTCCCATTCTACAGTTAACACCAATTATGACCGCATCTATATACTCCTAGTCATACCATAGAAAGCTCTAATCTTTCCAAACATGGCACTTTCCATTGGTGTAAAAAATTAACCCTTTCATGTTAAAAATTCACTTGTaaccttttataaaaaaaattcattgagtTTAAGACAAAAAActtgaactcttttttttttccctcaaaaaaaaaaaaaaaaaaaaacctcttaaaCTCTTTTTAACATGAGCATCCATTTGCCTGAGctattttttcatcttttaaagCACAACTTCTTTTCAATGTATAATTGTACTTTTTACACGAtaatcaaaataagaaaataaaactcatcTAAACACACAATTCAACAATCACTACAAGAAAACCATAATATTGAATGACTTAACATCCATAAAATATTTGCTGAATTGGCATGAATGAACTTCACAGACACAGAAAGTCCAAGCTGACAACTAAAGAAGGGGATACACAAGAGATAACCAATCTTTACCCATTTATTAACTCGAAATgtatagaaaatttcaataaaatagaCAGCATTCTTCTGAGTTTATATGACTTAACCACCATATTAGCATAAATTGAGTCATATTGAAACATTTGGAGTATGATTAGTAGATTACATCATGGAAGCTTTTTTTGAGATGGTTACCCAACGAGCCTGAAATGTACTCATATATAACAATGATTGCATGGATGTCATATTAAAGCAACATATGCTTAATGCTTTAAGTTGAATACGCCAAGAAATGAGGGGAAAATCAGTCTCCATCTATCATTGGAAACCATAAAGAGAGAAAGGCCATTTGAAGAGCACAAAGGAAGAACCTATATGTAAGAAGCTGAAGCTAGCTAGGATTCCCATTCAATGGTAGTTGTTATAcggaaagaaaatattaaatgacTGTATTCAAACGATCAGACTACTATTGAAGATGTGAACACTCATTACTAATCCCTGAAACGTCAAAATCAGAATCTCTAGTTCAAAAAAGTTAATACTTTCAAACTTCATATTTTCCTGGCacggaaaagagagagagaaagaaagagataaaagagaGTACAAAAGTAAACAAACACACAACAAGCATGGTAGCTGGGAAATGCCATTAGACCAAGCCTCAATGTAAACAATaaactgaaaaaagaaaaggtgctAACACTGTTACAAGTTTCCTtgaataacaattaataaagaACCACACTGCAACCATGTTCCAGGAAAGAATTTTCCATGTAATAATCCCAGAAATAACCAGTGGAGCTACCATTACAAATAGTCAGCTAATCTAAGAAGTGGGTCTCTATTATTATCCCTAGGGTTTTTGTTGGTTTGCGTGAAAATTGTCATATTTGAATATTCTACGAGtataatctttttttctcaGCCAGTGGGTTCTTTGAGGAAACAGAAAAAAGGAGATAAGGATAGTACTAGTAGTACTAGGACTAGGAAAGCAATGGTTTTGTTTACCATGTGCGCTTGCTATATGTGCTAACTTTAGCCAAAATCCACGCTATCATGCGCCATGAAAACCATCAGAAATGTCTTGCTGGTCTAGTATTAGCGAAGATAATGAAAGATTTTGACAGTGCTAGCTAGCTTGCGTTTTTTAACAAGCATAATTGACACATATCAATCaaatttcagagagagagactaaCCGGAAAGGGTTCTAATGGAGGCACCTGTGGAGAGATTGCTGAGCTGCATTTGGATCTTGTTCAAGAACGTGGTTGCCTCGTCAAAAGGCCTGGAAAGATCAGATTTGTACTTGACCAACATGTCACAGTAGGTTTCCTTCAtacaaagaaacaaaggaagaaagaaactTAGGAAGCAAAATCTTATGACAAAAGCTTATAGTGCTTTGTTTACTGcttaggagagagaaagagagagagaagagggggGACCATGAACTCGTCGAGCTCGGGATCGGCTCCTAAACACGTGGAAACAGTGTCTCTCTTACAAAGGTCGTTTTCTTGACGGATTTCATCTAATAAACTCGCTATCTCCGGGGGCGCCCCTACCTGCaacaaaaaccacaaagaaCATTCCTTTCTGTCAGTTTTAGCTGTCTTAATTTCATGGCCAACAGATTAAGAGCTCGAATTTTCATTATGGGTTCTCCAAGTATTGAACAAAACGAAATTCTCTTGGctctcttttctcttattttccCACTCTTCTTGGAATTATGTCTCTGATCTTCAAAACCAAAACCAGAAGCcaaaatacatataattttggaaaattaagctgttcaaaaaggaaagaaagaagaaaagagagcaaattggaaaaggaaaacacaGTGTTAACGCTCTCTCACTACAAGGGTGGTTGGAATGAAAAGCCACAAGCATTAAAATTCCATCACTTCAAATTCCACAGCTGTAGTGTGTACTTGACCACAGACCGACACAAAACACTGCTAATTACCATCACACCCCAAAGCCCCAATAAGAAAAACAGCATGTAATAACTTAGAAAAACATGGTCAAATAACCACAACCATAGAAAAGAACGAATACATATAGAGTAGCTAGGACTAGTATTGCAGCCTTGGTTTTGCACCTAgaaagaccaaaaaagaaaagcagtaacgtattttcacacacacaaaccTTTTGGCAATCGATGTAAGCTTGAAGCAAACGAGGGTAGCAAGGATGGGAAGCGATTTTGGCTTTGATGATGGTGGACATGTCGAGCTCTTCGCGTTGAATTTCTGAGGCTTCGGAGATAGCTGAAGCTGCCGCTGAGAGAAGCTCCTCGGATCCGAATATTGGAAtccgatgatgatgatgatcgcGGAAAGAGGCAAAAgcacctgaagaagaagaagaagacaacaagGTCTGATAATCCGAGGGTAAGATCAGATTGTCTGGGGACATCAAAGCCTTGTCTGAGTACTCCGCCGCGGAGTTTAGACCGTACATTCCATCCATCATCAAAGGCTAAGCTATCCTCCTTATCTTCTTTTTGTACACTATTAGGAGAGCAAGTAGTATAGATTATTAGGAGTATTATTACTGAGTGAGtgttctaaatatatatatatatacagagagagagagagagaaagaagaagaagaagaggagggtgtttgaaattttgtaaagaaaaaaatataaaatatagtgcagttgaaaaaaaattgatatataatctgaatatattttttgacaGAAAGAATGGGACTTTGCTGGAATTGGAGTAGCAGAAGAGAACTGCGAGTGATCTTGGGGAGTGTGATATTTTTGGCGAAAGATGCGTATTTTTATCAGAGCCAGAGGATTAATCCTTtcgttttctttgttttttttttttttttgtatggctattttattcttattatgACTATTTACAGCACTAaaggaaatataaaagtaataaaattgaGAGGAAGCTTAAGCTATGTCTACGCAAAGTCATATTATACCACAAGTAAGCTTTGTTTAATTGCCAATAGTGACAGTCTCAATTCCTTAAATAGCAATGTTTTGGAAGTTACAGTTTAGCAGTTTGCACTTCCTTTTTATAGGGTGGAGCATGGCagaaaatttgaactttaataTTAAtggaagggtttttttttttttttttaatcaaatacacacaaaagaaagataaatgAATTCTAATGAGAGGGTTTCTTTTGGTTTAAAAGTgcagaaaagaaataaattaattttcctttgagaaaaaaagaataagaaaaaaaaggtactaCATGTCAAGGGAGGTcgtattttactattttaacagtAGAAACCAACAAATCTATTGctctattattattactttctttcctttttttcatattaattattattactttttctaTGTATAGAAGTACTACAAAATTATAATCATgaatattttttgaagttgttgaacaaaaaaataatatattttttttgaagttatcatttgtaataattatatccttgattttttttaagggattaAATTACTTGTTGTAAACCTTTTACTTTACTCtcaccaataaaaatataacacatCATCATCTTACTA
This genomic stretch from Quercus lobata isolate SW786 chromosome 3, ValleyOak3.0 Primary Assembly, whole genome shotgun sequence harbors:
- the LOC115982516 gene encoding homeobox protein knotted-1-like 6 isoform X1, encoding MMDGMYGLNSAAEYSDKALMSPDNLILPSDYQTLLSSSSSSGAFASFRDHHHHRIPIFGSEELLSAAASAISEASEIQREELDMSTIIKAKIASHPCYPRLLQAYIDCQKVGAPPEIASLLDEIRQENDLCKRDTVSTCLGADPELDEFMETYCDMLVKYKSDLSRPFDEATTFLNKIQMQLSNLSTGASIRTLSDEGAVSSDEDFSGGEMEVQEAQMRGEDRDLKDRLLRRFGSHIGTLKLEFSKKKKKGKLPREARQTLLEWWSVHYKWPYPTEGDKIALAESTGLDQKQINNWFINQRKRHWKPSENMQLAVRDNLSGPFFADD
- the LOC115982516 gene encoding homeobox protein knotted-1-like 6 isoform X2, with the protein product MMDGMYGLNSAAEYSDKALMSPDNLILPSDYQTLLSSSSSSGAFASFRDHHHHRIPIFGSEELLSAAASAISEASEIQREELDMSTIIKAKIASHPCYPRLLQAYIDCQKVGAPPEIASLLDEIRQENDLCKRDTVSTCLGADPELDEFMETYCDMLVKYKSDLSRPFDEATTFLNKIQMQLSNLSTDEGAVSSDEDFSGGEMEVQEAQMRGEDRDLKDRLLRRFGSHIGTLKLEFSKKKKKGKLPREARQTLLEWWSVHYKWPYPTEGDKIALAESTGLDQKQINNWFINQRKRHWKPSENMQLAVRDNLSGPFFADD